From Pseudoramibacter sp.:
CTTTTAAACCCAGAGCATCCAGCGCAAAAACATGAAATTGGGTTTTAACGGCCGTTCGGCTTGCATCCAGTTTCCAGTTGTCCTCTCCATACAGAGAAGTCATGCAGTTAAAGCGTATTTTTAACTGCTCGACAAATTTTGACTGTTTGTAAAGAGACGGACTCAAGATGATTTCAGACGGGTTGATTTTGCCGATTTCCCCCATTAACTCATTGAGCCCTGGGGTATTTGGGATTTCCGTGGTGCGGAAATCGCCGGTCGTCAAATCCACGTAAGCCAAACCGATGTCGTTTTTCCCGCCGTAAAGGGCTGCGAGATAATTATTTTCCTTGGCTTTTAAAGCGCCGTCTGAGGTAATGGTTCCCGGCGTAATGACTTTGATGATCTCGCGCTTGACAAGTCCCTTCGCCAGCGCCGGATCTTCCATTTGTTCACAAACGGCAACTTTGTAGCCCTTTTCGACCAATTTCGCAATATAGGGCTCTGCCGCGTGATGGGGAACGCCGCACATCGGCGCCGGTTCATCCAGTCCGCACTGTTTGCCAGTCAGGGCGATTTCCAGCACCTTTGATGCCGTGAGGGCATCATCAAAAAAAGTTTCGAAAAAATCGCCTACTCTGAAAAGCAGGATACAATCCGGAACTTGATCATGCATCTTCAAATACTGCTGCATCATTGGCGTGAGCCCCATTGTTTTCCCTCTTTCTATCTATTGCATATGGCATGCCGTTCCATCGAGACTGAAGGTCTTGGCCCGGTCGATATGAACCGGAATAATCGTCCCGATGGTTTTTTCATCGCCTTTAAAATTCACGAGTTTGCCGTTTTTTGTCCGGCCGGACAGCCGATTTGGGTTGTGTGCGCTTTTGCCCTCGACTAAAACATCAACATCCTGGCCTTCAAACCAGGCATTCTGATCGTTGCCAATGTCATGCAGCACATCCAGCAGACGGTTCAGCCGCTGATGCTTCACTTCATCCGGAATCTGGTTTTCCATTTCCGCCGCCGGCGTTCCGCTGCGTTTGGAATAGATGAAGGAAAAAGCGGAATCAAACCGACACGCGCGCACCACATCCAGGGTTTCTTCGAAATCTTCCTCGGTTTCGCCGGGGAAGCCAACGATGATATCCGTTGTAATAGCGACGTGGGGAATGCGGTCTCTGATTTTCTGCACCAAATCGATAATCTGAGTTTTGGTGTAGCCCCGGTGCATGGCTTTCAGCACCCGGCTGGAACCGCTTTGAATGGCCAGATGAATAGACGGGCAGACCTTGTCACACGTGGCGATGGCTTCAATCACTGCATCGCTCATATCTTTGGGATGGCTGGTCATAAACCGGATTCGGCGAAGACCGTCGATCTGGTTGACGTCCCTCAACAGCTCCGCAAAGCCATAGCCGTCGCGGCGGTCATTCCCGTAGGAATTGACGTTCTGTCCGAGAAGCATCACTTCCAAACAGCCGTCCTTGACCAAATCTGTAATTTCCTCAAGGATTTTTTCATGGGGGCGGCTGACTTCCCGGCCTCGGGTATAGGGCACGATGCAGTACGTGCAGAAATTGTTGCACCCTTTCATGATCGAAACGTAGCTTTTAAAAGGATACTTGCGGTCGACGGGCAGATCTTCAGCCAGCCCGTGATCGTCGTCATAAATTTCAACGGTACGCTTCCGTGTCTCGATAAATGCTTCCAGCAGTTTTGGAAAATGATCGATGTTGTGCGTGCCGAAAACGATATTCACCTGGGGATTTTTTTCCTTGATCTGCTTCACAATGGCCGGCTGCTGCATCATGCAGCCGCACACGGCCAGAATAAGATCGGGATTTGATTTTTTGATGTGTTTAAAATTGCCGACATTTCCAAAAAAGCGTTCGTCGGCGTTTTCCCGAACACTGCAAGTGTTCATGATCACGAGTCCCGCGCTTTTTTCGTCGTCAGTGGGCGTGTAGCCCATGGCTTTCAGCATGCCGGATAATTTTTCAGAGTCATTTTCATTCATCTGACAGCCGTAGGTAATAATTTTATAGGTTTTATTCATGAACACTCCTTTGTAAAGCTTGGGGCAGCATGCGAATCAAATCCGTTGCATTCAAGGCGCACATGCCGTATTTTTCCGCGGCCAGATCTCCCGCCAGGCCATGGAGATAGACGCCGAGCTTCGCCGCGTCGCCCGCATTTTGCGTCTGAGCAAGCAGACCTGCAATCACACCGGTTAAGACATCGCCGCTGCCCGCTGTCGCCATGCCGGGGTTGCCTGTGGTATTAAACCAAATCTCACATTGAGACGGATCGGAACCGTGGGGAATAAAAATGCGGGTATGGTATCCCTTGAGCACCAGAATCACCTGATAGGCTGCTGCAAATGAAGCCGCAGCTTCCATACTGTTTTCACGGTAATCATCTTTGTCAATGCCGCACAAACGGCAGAATTCTCCGGCGTGGGGCGTCAAAATCATGTCGCCCAGATGCCCTTTCAGAATCGATTTGTTCTGAGCCAAATGATAAAGGCCGTCGGCGTCAATCACAACTGGCTTTCCCGACTGAACCAGCCCGTGCAGCAAAGGCGCTGCATTCCGTTTTCGGCCGACGCCCGGGCCAAAGACATAAGCCGAAGCGCGGGTGTCCCCCAGCTGCGGAACAAGCTCCCCTGAACGGTAAGGTTTGACCATGATTTCCCATGGCATTTGCGCCGCCACAATATCGTAAATGTTTTCCGGCACCCAGGTGGTCACCATTCCGGCACCAGCTTTCAAACAGGCTGATGAACACATCAGGCCGGCGCCGATCATGCCCTGGCTGCCTGCAATGATTGAAAGGGCTCCGTAATCGTACTTGTGAGAATTCTTTTTGCGCTTCATGCATTTGGGAAGCGTTGAAGCCTCTAAAAGCATTTTTTGAGAGTCTGTATAGGCTTCTGATATCCCCACGTCGAGAACCGTCGCCCGGCCCAGAAAATCAGGCCCGTTTTCCAACAGCTGGCCGACCTTCGGATTTTGAATGACCAATGTTCTGTCAGCGCGGACAGCCGCCCCCACGGTCAGCCCGTTGGACCCCCGGAGTCCCGATGGAATATCAATGGCATAAACCACTGCCTTCGACTGGTTGACGGCTTCAAACAGCGCTGTAATCTTGGGATATAAGGGCCGGTTTTTCAGGCCGTTTCCAAAAACCGCATCGACAATGACATCGGCTTTTTGGATTTGATTTTGAACCTCTTCGTTCATTTCAGAATAAAAAGTGTAAGGCAGACCGATTTCCTGAAGTCTCTTAAAATTCTGTCTGGAATTGGGCGTAAAATGATCTGGATTGCCGGTAAACAGCACTTCCGTCTGATGGCCGTGATGCCGGCAGAGACGGGCAATCACCTGGCCGTCACCGCCGTTATTTCCCGAGCCGCAGAGCACCAGAACCTTCGAATGTTCGGGAATTTCCTGGCTGATGACCTCAAAGCAGCATGCCCCCGCCCTTTCCATCAATTCATAATCGGCAATGCCGTGGGCAATTGTCTGCCGATCCATTTCGCTCATTTCTGACGGTGTAACCACTTTCATAGCCTGTGCTCCTTTTCTTTATTAAATCCTCATAAAACAACAAAAAGCAAGGCATAGCCTTACTTTTTGTGAAAATTATTGCTGATTCAGAGAAGAAAGCGTCCTGTCGCCAATATTGACTTGATAGACGTGCTGAATCCCTGTTGGGGTCAATTCAATTTGATTGGCATTTTTGTAAACATCCCCCAGGACAAAAGAGGACATCAGTAAAATCAAAGCGAAAGCCACAATAAAATAGACAATTAAATCCCGTACCTTGTGTTCACCCTGTCCCATAAAATACCTGCGCTTTCTTGAATACTCGTTTTAAGCTTCAGCCCAGTTGTGGAATACTTCCTGAACGTCGTCGTTGTCGTCGAACATTTCAAGCATTTTTTCCATTTTCTGAGCGTCTTTTTCAGACAGTTCCGTTTCCGTTGACGGAATCTGCGCGATTTCACCAGATGCAACTGTATAGCCTGCTTCCTGAATCTTTTCCAATACATTGGCAAAATCGGCAGGTGCCGTTCTGATTTCATAGCCGTCTTCTGACGTTTCCATGTCCTCGGCGCCGGCGTCCAAGGCTGTCATCATCAGCTCGTCCTCATCCACGTCGTCGGACTTCTCAATGAGGATGCGCCCTGCTCTTTCAAACAAATAGCTCACGCAGCCGTTGGTGCCGAGGTTGCCGCCGTTTTTATCAAAAATATGCCGGACATCCCCTGCTGTTCTGTTTTTATTGTCGGTCAGTGCCTGCACAATCACCGCGGCACCGCCTGGGCCGTAGCCTTCATAGGTAATTTCTTCAAAAACGGCATCGCCCAATTCGCCGGAGCCTTTTTTGATGGCGCGGTCGATGTTGTCGTTGGGCATGTTGGATGCTTTGGCTTTTGCCACTGCTTCACGCAGTTTTGAATTCATTTCCGGATCACCGCCGCCTTCTCTGGCCGCAACTGCAATCAGTTTCGCCATTTTGGTGAAGATTTTCCCTTTGGCTGCATCCTGTTTGCCTTTTCTATTTTTAATATTATTCCATTTTGAATGTCCTGACATGATTTTACCTCCGCTTTATATAAATTATATTAGATCATTTCGTGAATATTAATTGTACCATACCCGTCACAAGACGGCAAATTAAAAGCACAGCCTTCGCTGTGCCTTTATGCTAATCTAAATCCAATTCGTTGAGAATCCGCTTCAGTTCGACGAGTTCGTCGACTGTCAGCGTGATGCCCTTCCGCATTCTCTCATGCTTTGGCGACCAGTCCCGGATATCGTACTTGGGTTCTCTGCCGTTCCAGCTTACACGGTTGAGCTCTTTCTGCCAGCCATTCGCGCCTTCAGACAGCACACCGCATTCTTCTACAACATCAAAATCAAATGCCATAACCTTTCCTCCTTATTCCAGCCCTTCGCTCTGATAAATTTCAAATAAATCGTCGCAGCCGCCGATAAAGCGATCGTTCAAAAAAACGTACGGAACCGTGGTCTGTCCCGTCTTTTCGATCAGGTTCTGCTTGGCTTCATCCTTTCCCCAGATGTCGTGATCTGTGTAAGGGATATGCAGCTGATCTAATAATGCTTTGGCTCGGTTGCAGTAAGGACATGTCGGCCATGTATAGAGCTCTGCTTTGTCTATCTTCATTGTATCTAACGCCCCTTCCTAATCTCTTTTTTGCCTTGCTTTCTGCTATTTTCTCAAATTATAGCGAAAGCCTTCTTTATTTTCAATTCTTTTCTGATAATTTTTTCAAAGCGTCTTTGAAATGCGCTCTGTTTCTCGCCGCGCACAAAGCCGTTTTAGGGGTGATGCGGCCGGTCCGGCACAGACGCAGGAGATCGGCGTCCATGGTCTGACTGCCGTATTTCTTTTCAGTGAGCATATAATTGTAAAGCTGCTGGGTCTGGCCTTCGCGGATCAAATGCTGAACTGCCGGCGTCACGATTAATATTTCAGCGGCGCACACCCGTCCCTGAGCACCCGCTCTGGGAAGCAGCTGCTGCCAGAGCACCGCCTTCAAATTCATCGACAGCACCTGGCGCATCTGGCCGATTTGATTTTCACCTGAAAAAAGAGACAAAACGCGGTCAATGGCCCCCTCTGCGGTTGGCGTATGCAGCGTCGAAAAAACCAGATGCCCGGTTTCTGCCGCCTCTAAAGCAATTTTCACGGTCACGCTGTCCCGCATCTCCCCGATGAGCAGCACATCCGGATCCTCCCGAAGAGCATCCCGCAGCCCGGAAGCGTAATCCTGAACGTCGAAACCGATCTCTCTTTGATGAATGAGCGCTTTCCCCTGCGGATAAAGATATTCGACGGGATCTTCCAGCGTGATCAAATGCACTGCCCGGGACAGGTTAATTTGATTGAGTATTGCGGCAAGGGTCGTCGATTTGCCGGACCCCGTCGGTCCGCACACCAGGACCAGCCCATTTTTTATCGTTCCAAAACGGCTGACCACGTCGGGCAGACCCAGAGCATTGAGATCCGGAATATGCCCGGGCAAAAGCCGAATGGCCGCTGCGATGGCACGGCGCTGAAAGAAAAGATTGATCCGGCAGCGAATATCTTCAATGGTTTTGGAAAAATCAACGGATTTTTCCCGCATCAGCTGCGCAGAAAGCCGCTTGTCTCCGTCTAACAACGCCTTGGCAATCTGTTCGCATGCTGAGACGTCCAGCCGATCCCGGGACAAATCACAAAGCACCCCGTCGATCCGGCATTTGGGCCGTTCGTTTACAGAAAAATGCACATCGCTTGCGCGGTAATGTGCGGCTTTGACAATCCAATCATACGCTTTCATATTCTCCGCATTCTCCCCGCAGTATTTTTATTTTATTATAGCATATATCCCATTAAAAAACAGCTGCCAACGCAATCGCTGGCAGCTGTATGCATGGCCTTAATTGACCACATTCATCAAATTGCTGTTGCCGTATTTCTTTCGATATGCTTCAAGGGATGAACGAAGTTCCTGATCTGATTTTCCGTCAGGCGCCCCTTTAAGCAAATAGAGGGAACGCTTCTGTCCTTTTTTATCAAACATGTTGTTGTACAGTACCTTGCGGTAATTCTGAACGCCGACGTTGTATTTTTCAGCATCGTCCAGTGTCAGATAGTCCCCGTCGGCCGTAATCGCGCCCTTGCTGTTCAGCACCGGCATTTTGTCGTACATGGCCTGTTCGTATTGGTTGTAGGCCGTGGTTTTAAGCCCCAGGGTCTGCAGCAGCTCTGTCTGCAGATAATTCACTGATAAGTTCTTATTGCTCTGGGACTGGATATCGTAATTGGTCCAGATGATATACGGCGTGATGTAGCGCTGCTGGGCTTCCTCATTGCTCCATTTGCTGAGGCTCTTGCCTTTGACATCCGCATAGAAAGAATCATCCAGTCTCGGCTGATGGTCGCCGAAAAACACAATGGCCACCGGTTCATCCTGGCTTTTGAAATAATTGATCATTTCTTTCAGAGCTGTGTCGCTTTCTTTAATTAAGGTCAGATATTCTTCGGCGTCCGTATGTTCGACATTGCTGTTGACCTGATTCGGCATATTAATGATCTTGATCTGTTCCATCCCATTGGTGCCGACATTGTACCCGCCGTGGTTGGCAATGGTCACATCGAAAATAAACTGAGGTTTGCTTCCGCGGTTTTTGTAAAGGTCGATGATCTTCTGATAAGTGGCTCGGTCGCTGACATAATTGTTTCGCGTCAGCTCAGAATGGCTGAAGGAATCTTCATAAAAGTAAGTGTGTTGAAATCCCAGATACGGGTACACCTTATTGCGCTTCCAGGCAGAGGATTTGCCTGGGTGCATGGCGTAAGTTTCGTAGCCCTGGGCTCTCAGATTTTTCGCAAGACTCGGGGTTTTGTAATTGACGTACATCTGGTAAGGCCGCGTATTTTCAGGCAGAAACGCCGTGGAATTTCCCGTCAGGAACGAATATTCCGTATTGCACGTTCCCGCACCGTAAACGTCGACGTACAAATTGCCCCGAACCGTATTTTGGCTTAAACTCCTGAAAAAGGGCATGTAATCCTCATTCGTCTGGAAGTTTCCAAGCACTGAAAGATCAGAGAAGCTTTCGTTCATCACGGCAATGACCGTCGGCTTTTTGCCGCTGGCAACCCCTTCGGTCGCCTTTTTTCCCGCATTGGTATTCTTTTTGACTTCAGCACTCGCCTTTTTGCTGCCTGTTTTGACAATTTGTGCAGCCGCCTGAGCCGAATATCCCTTTGGTTTTGGAATATGAAGGAGCTTCGCATTGGTCACAAAAGCCGTGATGTACTGATTGCTCGACGGCGTCCAGGAATCATAGACGTCTTCGATGGGCAGGCACATGATGAGCACAAAAGCAGCTGCGGTGACACCCAGAGCGCCCAGGCGCATGAGCCCGTTTTTCTTTTTGCCGCCAAAGTCGATTTTTGACGGGATGCTGGTGCTGACCGCGTAAGCGCAAATGGCCATATAAATGCCGGCAATGATGGTGCCGGAAATGCCGATGGCGTAATTTTTCGCAACTTCCATCCCAGTATTCGCTGTCAGCAAATCGCCCACATAAAAGGGATCGCCGCGGAATTTAAGCAAAAAGAAATTGACGCACGACAGCACAAACAGCATCACCAGCACGATGCGGACACTGAGTCTTAAGCGATTGGTCAAAGCGAAAAACAGCGCCGTCAATGCCGACATAATTAAAAAAGCCAGTCCCAGCTGAATCAGACCTAGGGGATCAAAACGGCTGCTTGTCACAATCGGCATCCCGCAGGCGGTCTGATGCGCTGCAGCGATCAGAAAAAAGGAAATCAAGCCAACGGCGATATGCCAGTTGCGCCGGTCTTTTCCTTCAAATTTAAACGTCACGGCGATGAACAAGGCCGTCACAAAAATGGCAATGACCGTCGACGGCCAGTACTGCGACGGAATCTGGGTCTGTTCATACTGGCCGAAGACCGACATCAAAGCAAGTCCGGCCACAATGTAGACCGCAGCCAGGATCAGGCGCAGGTAATTCGTCTCAACGGGCAGCTTCAGGACATAATCCCGCTTTTGTCTGACCGCCTGCCATTTGTTTTGATCTTTATGGTTCTGCTTTTGTTCAGTGTCTTTCCGATTCTGAACATCATCTTTGTTGCTCACATTCAACCTCCGTCCGCATACGCGTCATTTTGAACAAAAAAAGCGACTGCATCAAAATCGATGCAGCCCACTCTTTTTGTTTTTTCTTATTATACAATTATGTAAAATGTTTTTAAAGTCTTTTGTGTGCGTTAAAGCAAAATTAAAGTCTGCTAACTTTAAATTTTCCGATTACGGACGGCGCCCTGATAAATCATCCCGTTGAGAGGATCGATCGTAATCAGCTTGCCTTCGGTGATGACTTCAGTCGCTTTCTGAACGCCTTTGATCACCGGAATGTGATAATCCTTTGCGACATGATCCGCTTCTGAATTCGGACCGACTTCAGAGGTGACCACAGCCGCCGCCTTTTCAATGGCGCCGTAGATGCCCGGTGTGATGACACGGGTCACGACGATGTCGCCTTCATCGAAATCATCCAAAGTATCCGGCGTGACAAATTTTGCAAAACCCGTCACCAGCTTATCGCCGATGCCGATGCCGGAAAGCACGGCGTTGCCGACTGTTCTCACACGGATCGTATTCGTGTTGCCCTGAATTCCGAAAGGCAGCCCTGCTGCCGCAACCACCAGATCGCCGGTCTTCACGACATTCATGGTTTCAAGGATCCGGTTGACATCGTTCACCAGATCGTCGAGTTCTGTCATTTTCGGCACGTACAAGCAATAGGCGCCCCACTGCATACAGCATCTGCGCACCGTGCGCATGTTGTCTGAAACCGCAAAGATCAGACAGTTCGGGCGGTATTTAGACAGCATTCTCGGGGTGTAGCCGCTGGTCGTCGGCGCAATAATTGCCTTGACGCCCAGGGATTCGACGATATTGACAACTGCTGAGCAGACTCCGTTGGTGATGGTCATTTCGCCGTGAGGCACATGTTCCCGATGTTTGTACTGCGGCGAGTTTTCAGTTTTCAATACAATGCGCGCCATGGTTTTGCAGGCTTCGACCGGATAGTCCCCTGCTGCCGTTTCCCCAGAAAGCATGACCGCGTCTGTGCCGTCAAAAACAGCGTTTGCGACGTCGCCGACTTCCGCACGGGTCGGGCGGGGATTTCTGATCATGGAATCCAGCATCTGAGTTGCCGTGATGACCGGCTTGCCCACGATGTTGCAGCGCTGAATGATGTTTTTCTGGACGATCGGCACATCTTCTGCCGGAATTTCAACGCCCAAATCGCCTCTGGCTACCATAATGCCGTCGGACACCGTGATGATGCGGTGGATGTTTTCAACCCCTTCGCGGCTTTCAATTTTAGAGATAATCTTGACGTGTTCGCCGCCGGCATTGTTCAGGACTTTTCTAATCGCGATGACATCCTGCGCCTTGCGGATAAAAGACGCTGAAACAAAGTCAATGCCGTGTTTGACGCCGAAAATCAGGTCTTCTCTGTCTTTTTCCGTCAGCCCCGGCAGACTGATGGAGACTTCCGGAATGTTGATGCTTTTCCGGCTGCCGAGGACACCGCCGTTGTCGACGACACATTCGATATCCTGGCCTTCGATTTTCTGAACCGTCAGTTCGATGAGGCCGTCGTCAATTAAGATTTTGACCCCTTCTTTTAAGTCTTCCGGCAAACCCTTGTAGCTCACAGAAACGCGGCTGGCATCCCCTTCGATTTCTTCGGTCGTCAGCACAATATGATCGCCCTGATTGAGCGTGACTTTATCGTCTTTTAATACCCCTGTCCGGATTTCCGGTCCTTTGGTATCCAGCATAATGGCAATGGCAATGCCGGAGTCTTTACGCGCTTTCTTAAGCCTTGCAATCCGCTTGGCGTGTTCTTCGTGAGAACCGTGGGAAAAGTTCAGTCTTGCGACGTTCATCCCGTGGGTAATCAACTGTTCCAAAACCCCTGGGCGGTCGGTTGCCGGACCGAGGGTACAGATCATCTTTGTCTTCTTTAATACTTCTGGATTTGGCATACATTAAACCTCTTTTCTGACTTTTTCTGCATTCACTACATTGACAAAATCTGAATCATTTTGTACATTTCTTCATCAAAAGTCTTTGGCGTATTGAGTGCTTCTTCCAAATCGATCGCTTCATATTTCCCATTTCGCGTCACGATAACAATGCCTGTGTGGCCTTTTACGATTTCTTCAACCGCCATATACCCCATGTTGCTGGCCAGATTCCGGTCAAAATGACTCGGCGACCCGCCACGCTGGATATAGCCCAGGTTGGTTCCCTTGGTTTCGACCTTTGT
This genomic window contains:
- the miaB gene encoding tRNA (N6-isopentenyl adenosine(37)-C2)-methylthiotransferase MiaB; translated protein: MNKTYKIITYGCQMNENDSEKLSGMLKAMGYTPTDDEKSAGLVIMNTCSVRENADERFFGNVGNFKHIKKSNPDLILAVCGCMMQQPAIVKQIKEKNPQVNIVFGTHNIDHFPKLLEAFIETRKRTVEIYDDDHGLAEDLPVDRKYPFKSYVSIMKGCNNFCTYCIVPYTRGREVSRPHEKILEEITDLVKDGCLEVMLLGQNVNSYGNDRRDGYGFAELLRDVNQIDGLRRIRFMTSHPKDMSDAVIEAIATCDKVCPSIHLAIQSGSSRVLKAMHRGYTKTQIIDLVQKIRDRIPHVAITTDIIVGFPGETEEDFEETLDVVRACRFDSAFSFIYSKRSGTPAAEMENQIPDEVKHQRLNRLLDVLHDIGNDQNAWFEGQDVDVLVEGKSAHNPNRLSGRTKNGKLVNFKGDEKTIGTIIPVHIDRAKTFSLDGTACHMQ
- the pyk gene encoding pyruvate kinase, with product MPNPEVLKKTKMICTLGPATDRPGVLEQLITHGMNVARLNFSHGSHEEHAKRIARLKKARKDSGIAIAIMLDTKGPEIRTGVLKDDKVTLNQGDHIVLTTEEIEGDASRVSVSYKGLPEDLKEGVKILIDDGLIELTVQKIEGQDIECVVDNGGVLGSRKSINIPEVSISLPGLTEKDREDLIFGVKHGIDFVSASFIRKAQDVIAIRKVLNNAGGEHVKIISKIESREGVENIHRIITVSDGIMVARGDLGVEIPAEDVPIVQKNIIQRCNIVGKPVITATQMLDSMIRNPRPTRAEVGDVANAVFDGTDAVMLSGETAAGDYPVEACKTMARIVLKTENSPQYKHREHVPHGEMTITNGVCSAVVNIVESLGVKAIIAPTTSGYTPRMLSKYRPNCLIFAVSDNMRTVRRCCMQWGAYCLYVPKMTELDDLVNDVNRILETMNVVKTGDLVVAAAGLPFGIQGNTNTIRVRTVGNAVLSGIGIGDKLVTGFAKFVTPDTLDDFDEGDIVVTRVITPGIYGAIEKAAAVVTSEVGPNSEADHVAKDYHIPVIKGVQKATEVITEGKLITIDPLNGMIYQGAVRNRKI
- a CDS encoding glutaredoxin family protein, producing MKIDKAELYTWPTCPYCNRAKALLDQLHIPYTDHDIWGKDEAKQNLIEKTGQTTVPYVFLNDRFIGGCDDLFEIYQSEGLE
- a CDS encoding YebC/PmpR family DNA-binding transcriptional regulator, coding for MSGHSKWNNIKNRKGKQDAAKGKIFTKMAKLIAVAAREGGGDPEMNSKLREAVAKAKASNMPNDNIDRAIKKGSGELGDAVFEEITYEGYGPGGAAVIVQALTDNKNRTAGDVRHIFDKNGGNLGTNGCVSYLFERAGRILIEKSDDVDEDELMMTALDAGAEDMETSEDGYEIRTAPADFANVLEKIQEAGYTVASGEIAQIPSTETELSEKDAQKMEKMLEMFDDNDDVQEVFHNWAEA
- a CDS encoding YdbC family protein gives rise to the protein MAFDFDVVEECGVLSEGANGWQKELNRVSWNGREPKYDIRDWSPKHERMRKGITLTVDELVELKRILNELDLD
- a CDS encoding sulfatase-like hydrolase/transferase, with the translated sequence MSNKDDVQNRKDTEQKQNHKDQNKWQAVRQKRDYVLKLPVETNYLRLILAAVYIVAGLALMSVFGQYEQTQIPSQYWPSTVIAIFVTALFIAVTFKFEGKDRRNWHIAVGLISFFLIAAAHQTACGMPIVTSSRFDPLGLIQLGLAFLIMSALTALFFALTNRLRLSVRIVLVMLFVLSCVNFFLLKFRGDPFYVGDLLTANTGMEVAKNYAIGISGTIIAGIYMAICAYAVSTSIPSKIDFGGKKKNGLMRLGALGVTAAAFVLIMCLPIEDVYDSWTPSSNQYITAFVTNAKLLHIPKPKGYSAQAAAQIVKTGSKKASAEVKKNTNAGKKATEGVASGKKPTVIAVMNESFSDLSVLGNFQTNEDYMPFFRSLSQNTVRGNLYVDVYGAGTCNTEYSFLTGNSTAFLPENTRPYQMYVNYKTPSLAKNLRAQGYETYAMHPGKSSAWKRNKVYPYLGFQHTYFYEDSFSHSELTRNNYVSDRATYQKIIDLYKNRGSKPQFIFDVTIANHGGYNVGTNGMEQIKIINMPNQVNSNVEHTDAEEYLTLIKESDTALKEMINYFKSQDEPVAIVFFGDHQPRLDDSFYADVKGKSLSKWSNEEAQQRYITPYIIWTNYDIQSQSNKNLSVNYLQTELLQTLGLKTTAYNQYEQAMYDKMPVLNSKGAITADGDYLTLDDAEKYNVGVQNYRKVLYNNMFDKKGQKRSLYLLKGAPDGKSDQELRSSLEAYRKKYGNSNLMNVVN
- a CDS encoding type IV pilus twitching motility protein PilT, with product MKAYDWIVKAAHYRASDVHFSVNERPKCRIDGVLCDLSRDRLDVSACEQIAKALLDGDKRLSAQLMREKSVDFSKTIEDIRCRINLFFQRRAIAAAIRLLPGHIPDLNALGLPDVVSRFGTIKNGLVLVCGPTGSGKSTTLAAILNQINLSRAVHLITLEDPVEYLYPQGKALIHQREIGFDVQDYASGLRDALREDPDVLLIGEMRDSVTVKIALEAAETGHLVFSTLHTPTAEGAIDRVLSLFSGENQIGQMRQVLSMNLKAVLWQQLLPRAGAQGRVCAAEILIVTPAVQHLIREGQTQQLYNYMLTEKKYGSQTMDADLLRLCRTGRITPKTALCAARNRAHFKDALKKLSEKN
- a CDS encoding NAD(P)H-hydrate dehydratase, coding for MKVVTPSEMSEMDRQTIAHGIADYELMERAGACCFEVISQEIPEHSKVLVLCGSGNNGGDGQVIARLCRHHGHQTEVLFTGNPDHFTPNSRQNFKRLQEIGLPYTFYSEMNEEVQNQIQKADVIVDAVFGNGLKNRPLYPKITALFEAVNQSKAVVYAIDIPSGLRGSNGLTVGAAVRADRTLVIQNPKVGQLLENGPDFLGRATVLDVGISEAYTDSQKMLLEASTLPKCMKRKKNSHKYDYGALSIIAGSQGMIGAGLMCSSACLKAGAGMVTTWVPENIYDIVAAQMPWEIMVKPYRSGELVPQLGDTRASAYVFGPGVGRKRNAAPLLHGLVQSGKPVVIDADGLYHLAQNKSILKGHLGDMILTPHAGEFCRLCGIDKDDYRENSMEAAASFAAAYQVILVLKGYHTRIFIPHGSDPSQCEIWFNTTGNPGMATAGSGDVLTGVIAGLLAQTQNAGDAAKLGVYLHGLAGDLAAEKYGMCALNATDLIRMLPQALQRSVHE